The following are encoded in a window of Rosa chinensis cultivar Old Blush chromosome 4, RchiOBHm-V2, whole genome shotgun sequence genomic DNA:
- the LOC112198668 gene encoding zinc finger MYM-type protein 1-like, producing the protein MNAHDNHGEEEREHMIDTENEDQLMDEEDNDSMDQDVQNEDFNEQINFPLNVDDPGNWDKIDYNIRDFLVERGPQRDHDYNFPKDSRGRHFSSEHFFRYLPNGEKQDRNWLVYSESLDRIFCFCCKLFKKDEQKINLANIAGVGYKDWKNLGRRLKGHETSNVHAYCMSRWIEWKKRLQKNQTIDKSWQEQIVKEKEHCGQVLLRIIVVVKRLAKNNLAFRGDSEKLYVENNGIFLQMIEMLAEFDLTMQEHVRRIQSHETHYHYLSHKIQNEMIQMLASEIKQSIVTSIKEVKYFSIIVDCTPDVSHEEQMSLVVRCVEVSSKPIMVEEFWLEFLKVDDTSGLGLFTEITNALSTLQLDIDDIRGQGYDNGANMKGKHKGVQKRLLEVNPKAFYTPCGCHNLNLALCDMANCCPKAMSFFGVIQRIYSLFSSSKKRGQVFKDFVDGLTVKPLSQTRWESHVESVKPIRFQARKIRDALIHMAEVSEDPKTKSEAESLAISEMENFEFLLGMVIWYKLLFAINTVSKILQTEDMHIDFAITELKKLISSLENFREIGFEEAMIDSKKIANEMEIEAVFREKRVIRRKRQFDESASEEVTQSPEESFRVNYFTYIVDQALSSLRTRFEQFQKYEELFGFLFDVEKLKCSDNDSLKKYCANLETSLTHGGISDINGEELYSELNYLKDTLPEEAKRAIEVLNYLKEMESCYPNAWIAYRILLTIPVIVASAERSFSKLKLIKSYLRSTMSQERLNGLSMLSIEKNMGDKLDYDNIICTFAAKNARRARFK; encoded by the coding sequence ATGAATGCTCATGATAATCatggtgaagaagaaagagagcatATGATTGACACTGAGAATGAAGATCAACTCATGGATGAGGAAGATAATGATAGTATGGATCAAGATGTCCAAAATGAAGATTTCAATGAGCAAATTAACTTTCCTTTGAATGTTGATGACCCAGGTAATTGGGATAAGATTGACTATAATATCAGAGACTTTTTGGTTGAAAGAGGTCCTCAAAGAGACCATGATTACAATTTTCCCAAAGATAGTAGAGGCAGACATTTTTCTTCAGAACATTTCTTTCGATATTTACCAAATGGCGAGAAGCAAGATCGGAATTGGCTAGTGTATTCAGAGTCTCTAGATAGAATATTTTGCTTTTGCTGCAAGTTGTTTAAGAAGGACGAGCAGAAAATTAATTTGGCCAACATAGCTGGTGTAGGATACAAAGATTGGAAGAACCTTGGTCGGAGGCTTAAGGGTCATGAAACAAGTAATGTGCATGCTTATTGTATGAGTAGATGGATTGAATGGAAAAAGAGACTACAAAAGAATCAGACAATTGATAAAAGCTGGCAAGAACAGATTGTGAAAGAGAAAGAGCATTGTGGACAAGTATTACTCAGGATAATTGTTGTTGTCAAAAGACTTGCAAAAAATAATTTGGCATTTCGTGGAGATAGTGAGAAGCTTTATGTGGAGAATAATGGAATTTTTTTGCAAATGATTGAGATGCTTGCTGAATTTGATCTAACAATGCAAGAGCATGTTCGACGCATTCAAAGTCATGAGACACACTACCATTATCTCAGTCACAAAATTCAAAATGAAATGATACAAATGTTAGCAAGTGAGATAAAACAATCAATTGTTACAAGTATCAAAGAAGTCAAATACTTTTCCATTATTGTGGATTGCACTCCCGATGTAAGTCATGAAGAGCAAATGTCTCTTGTAGTACGGTGTGTGGAGGTTTCTTCAAAGCCTATAATGGTAGAAGAGTTCTGGCTAGAATTCTTGAAAGTAGATGATACGTCAGGTCTTGGGCTTTTTACTGAGATTACAAATGCATTGAGCACTCTTCAACTTGATATTGATGATATAAGAGGACAAGGATATGACAATGGAGCTAATATGAAAGGAAAACACAAAGGTGTTCAAAAGAGGCTTCTTGAAGTAAATCCTAAGGCATTCTACACTCCATGTGGTTGTCATAATCTCAATCTTGCACTTTGTGATATGGCAAATTGTTGTCCCAAAGCTATGTCTTTTTTTGGAGTGATTCAAAGGATATATTCATTGTTTTCATCATCTAAAAAGCGAGGGCAAGTTTTCAAAGATTTTGTGGATGGTCTTACAGTTAAGCCGTTGTCACAGACACGTTGGGAGAGTCATGTTGAAAGTGTTAAACCCATAAGATTTCAAGCTCGTAAAATAAGAGATGCTTTAATTCACATGGCAGAAGTTAGTGAAGATCCGAAGACAAAGAGTGAAGCTGAGTCGTTAGCAATATCTGAAATGGAGAACTTTGAATTCTTGCTTGGCATGGTTATTTGGTACAAGTTATTATTTGCCATCAATACTGTTAGCAAAATTCTTCAAACTGAAGACATGCATATTGATTTTGCCATCACAGAACTAAAGAAACTTATTTCTTCTCTTGAGAATTTTAGAGAAATTGGGTTTGAGGAGGCCATGATTGACTCTAAGAAGATCGCGAATGAAATGGAGATTGAAGCTGTATTTCGTGAAAAGCGAGTCATTCGGAGAAAGAGACAATTTGATGAGAGTGCTAGTGAAGAAGTGACACAATCACCTGAAGAATCATTCCGAGTTAATTACTTCACATATATAGTTGATCAAGCTCTTTCTTCACTTAGAACTCGGTTTGAACAGTTTCAAAAATATGAAGAACTTTTTGGGTTCTTATTCGATGTAGAGAAGTTGAAGTGTTCAGATAATGATAGCTTGAAGAAGTATTGTGCTAATCTTGAAACTTCTTTGACACATGGCGGGATCTCTGACATTAATGGGGAAGAACTATATTCAGAATTGAACTATCTAAAAGACACTTTACCAGAGGAGGCAAAAAGGGCAATTGAAGTGTTGAATTATTTAAAGGAGATGGAGAGTTGTTACCCAAATGCTTGGATTGCTTATAGAATTTTGTTGACTATACCGGTCATAGTTGCTTCTGCAGAAAGAAGTTTCTCaaagttgaaattgatcaaatcttaTCTTCGGTCAACCATGTCACAAGAAAGATTGAATGGTTTATCTATGCTATCTATTGAAAAAAATATGGGAGATAAACTTGATTATGACAACATTATTTGTACTTTCGCAGCTAAAAATGCGAGAAGAGCAAGGTTTAAGTGA